One bacterium DNA window includes the following coding sequences:
- the era gene encoding GTPase Era, which translates to MAFKSGYVAILGRPNVGKSTLINSILGERLAIVTPKPQTTRHRIVGIHNAKGCQIVFLDTPGFHHSRKPLNQAMNEIVESVIDDADLILLMVDASSNEYDVEKELFLRIGGERCIIVANKSDLADRSKFRERAFAFRDDWGAREVVYLSALRGDGVPELIEVIEERLPEGQQLFPDDSYTSHPVRFLAAEIIREQVFLQMQQEIPYSAAVEIEEFKDPKEEGDITRIKAAIIVERESQKSMVIGKGATRIREIGTRAREEIEKLVGNKVFLDLQVRVVKDWTKDPDMIKKLGYSSQLE; encoded by the coding sequence ATGGCATTCAAGAGCGGATACGTGGCCATACTCGGCCGCCCGAACGTAGGCAAGTCCACGCTGATCAACTCGATCTTAGGCGAGAGGCTCGCCATAGTCACGCCAAAGCCGCAGACCACGCGGCACCGCATAGTGGGAATCCACAACGCCAAGGGCTGCCAGATCGTATTCCTGGACACCCCCGGCTTCCATCACTCGAGAAAGCCGCTCAATCAGGCGATGAACGAGATCGTGGAGTCGGTGATCGACGATGCGGACCTCATCCTGCTCATGGTGGACGCCTCCTCGAACGAGTACGACGTAGAGAAGGAGCTCTTTTTACGGATCGGCGGCGAGCGCTGCATAATCGTGGCGAACAAGTCCGACCTCGCCGACCGCTCGAAGTTCAGGGAGAGGGCCTTCGCCTTTCGCGACGATTGGGGGGCCAGGGAGGTCGTGTATCTCTCGGCGCTCAGGGGCGACGGCGTTCCCGAGCTGATCGAAGTCATAGAGGAGCGCCTGCCCGAGGGCCAGCAGCTCTTTCCCGACGACTCCTACACCAGCCACCCGGTCAGGTTTCTCGCGGCCGAGATCATCCGCGAGCAGGTATTTCTGCAGATGCAGCAGGAGATCCCGTACTCGGCCGCGGTCGAGATCGAGGAGTTCAAGGACCCGAAGGAAGAGGGGGACATCACGCGCATCAAGGCGGCCATCATAGTGGAGCGCGAGTCGCAGAAGTCCATGGTCATAGGCAAGGGCGCGACCCGCATCCGCGAGATCGGCACGCGCGCGAGGGAAGAGATCGAGAAGCTTGTGGGCAACAAGGTCTTTCTCGATCTGCAGGTGAGGGTCGTGAAGGACTGGACAAAGGACCCTGACATGATCAAAAAACTCGGTTACAGCAGCCAGCTGGAATAA
- a CDS encoding NAD(P)H-dependent oxidoreductase, which yields MSKVLYIKASPRRDRSHSVAIADQFIDSYSKIDRYSEITIHDVFKMELPSMDGLTLAAKYNILHGRTATREEQVAWMAVESLIKEFMEADKYVFAVPMWNFGIPYKLKHYLDVIIQPGYTFSYSPDEGYKGLVLGKPAFVAYASGGEYAPGTPGEDLDYCRNYMSLALSFMGITDVRQIAVEPTLQMGAEEAAKRQEAAIEKARKMAKDF from the coding sequence ATGAGCAAAGTACTCTATATAAAAGCCTCTCCCAGGCGCGATCGCTCGCACTCGGTGGCAATCGCCGATCAGTTCATCGATTCGTATTCCAAGATCGATCGCTATTCCGAGATCACGATCCACGACGTCTTCAAGATGGAGCTCCCCTCGATGGACGGCCTGACTCTCGCAGCGAAGTACAACATACTGCATGGCCGGACGGCGACGAGGGAGGAACAGGTCGCATGGATGGCGGTCGAGAGCCTGATCAAGGAGTTCATGGAGGCCGACAAATACGTCTTCGCAGTGCCGATGTGGAACTTCGGCATACCCTACAAGCTCAAGCACTACCTAGATGTGATCATCCAGCCCGGCTACACATTTTCATATTCGCCTGACGAGGGTTACAAGGGGCTCGTGCTGGGCAAACCGGCCTTCGTGGCCTACGCCAGCGGAGGGGAGTACGCGCCGGGCACGCCTGGCGAGGATCTCGACTATTGCCGCAACTACATGAGCCTCGCGCTCTCCTTCATGGGCATCACCGATGTACGCCAAATCGCGGTCGAACCCACCCTGCAGATGGGGGCAGAGGAGGCGGCCAAACGGCAGGAAGCCGCCATCGAGAAGGCGCGAAAAATGGCCAAGGATTTTTAG
- the rnc gene encoding ribonuclease III — MTKEEKARLKDFEKAIGYKFKHRESLRKALVHKSYANERKLAQTEHNERFEYLGDAVLELVISHLLMKRFPDSPEGDLSKLRAAVVNEGQLAELAREIGLGEYMYLGKGEDQTGGRDKPSLLSDALEAVFGAIYLDRGFKKAFGVIEGLYEDLLERAGGVGFVRDFKTRLQEVSQARFRAVPRYRLQSTTGPDHAKTFEVHLYIQDRLWGVGKGASKKAAEQEAAMQTLEKIDAGK; from the coding sequence ATGACGAAGGAAGAGAAGGCCCGGCTCAAGGATTTCGAGAAGGCGATCGGCTATAAATTCAAGCACAGGGAGAGCCTGCGCAAGGCGCTCGTGCACAAGTCATATGCCAACGAGCGAAAACTCGCGCAGACCGAGCACAACGAGAGGTTCGAGTACCTGGGCGACGCGGTGCTGGAGCTCGTCATAAGCCACCTGCTCATGAAGCGATTTCCCGACTCACCCGAAGGGGATCTCTCGAAGCTGCGCGCCGCGGTCGTCAACGAGGGGCAGCTCGCCGAGCTCGCGAGGGAGATAGGGCTCGGCGAATACATGTACCTCGGCAAGGGGGAGGACCAGACCGGGGGCCGCGACAAACCGTCGCTTCTCTCCGACGCGCTCGAAGCGGTCTTCGGCGCGATCTACCTCGACCGCGGTTTCAAGAAGGCCTTCGGCGTGATCGAGGGGCTCTACGAGGACCTGCTGGAGCGCGCCGGCGGCGTGGGCTTCGTGCGCGACTTCAAGACCAGGCTCCAGGAGGTCTCCCAGGCGCGCTTCAGGGCGGTGCCACGCTACAGGCTCCAGAGCACCACGGGTCCGGACCACGCGAAGACCTTCGAGGTGCACCTGTACATCCAGGACAGGCTCTGGGGCGTGGGAAAGGGCGCATCCAAGAAGGCGGCGGAGCAGGAGGCAGCCATGCAGACGCTGGAGAAGATCGACGCGGGGAAATGA
- the mtaB gene encoding tRNA (N(6)-L-threonylcarbamoyladenosine(37)-C(2))-methylthiotransferase MtaB: MDRMMRVALTTLGCKANWSDTEAVAQALAAAGLDIVDFEDDAEVYVVNTCTVTALASAQSRQMLNRARKRSPAACVIAAGCYGEVARDKLVAMREVDGVFGTSDREGLISFILERAGIQGECAARDRAFGPVACDAQSRARAFLKIQEGCDKACAYCIIAKARGPSRSLAPSLVVSAAKRLGEHHQEIILVGIDLGQYGGDLSPKVRLFDLVKNLVTDERVPRIRLSSLDPKHAGAELGEIISSGGLCRHVHLSIQSGSDAVLRRMRRGYGARDVKESADALARAAPGIAITGDIIAGLPGETEEDHRATLLLLESMPIAGLHVFPFSPREGTPAASMPGQVSCAMRRRRASELRTMAAKKRGAFLQHLIGKSMDVIVTSREADGQGMVKAFSDNAIELRLPAGRIGYGAMGAAAITRVNGVRARGEWR; the protein is encoded by the coding sequence ATGGATAGAATGATGCGCGTCGCCCTCACAACGCTTGGCTGCAAGGCCAACTGGTCGGATACCGAGGCGGTCGCGCAGGCTCTTGCTGCAGCGGGTCTCGATATAGTCGATTTCGAGGATGATGCCGAGGTCTACGTCGTCAACACGTGCACCGTCACGGCGCTGGCCTCTGCGCAATCGAGGCAGATGCTGAACAGGGCCAGGAAGCGTTCGCCCGCCGCGTGCGTCATCGCGGCCGGCTGCTACGGCGAAGTCGCGAGGGACAAACTCGTTGCAATGCGCGAAGTCGACGGGGTGTTCGGCACCTCCGACAGGGAGGGGCTCATCAGTTTCATCCTTGAACGCGCCGGGATCCAGGGAGAATGCGCTGCCCGCGATCGCGCGTTCGGGCCAGTGGCCTGCGATGCGCAGTCGAGGGCTCGCGCGTTTCTCAAGATACAGGAGGGCTGCGACAAGGCCTGTGCCTACTGCATCATTGCAAAGGCCAGGGGTCCCTCTCGGAGCCTCGCCCCCTCCCTCGTCGTCTCTGCGGCGAAGAGGCTCGGAGAGCATCATCAAGAGATCATCCTCGTCGGCATAGACCTGGGGCAATACGGGGGGGACCTCTCGCCCAAGGTCAGGCTCTTCGACCTCGTGAAAAACCTTGTGACAGACGAGCGTGTCCCCCGAATCAGGCTGAGCTCGCTCGACCCCAAACATGCCGGCGCAGAGTTGGGTGAAATCATCTCCTCGGGCGGCCTCTGCAGGCACGTCCACCTCTCGATACAGAGCGGCTCGGACGCGGTGCTCCGCCGCATGCGCAGGGGCTATGGCGCCCGGGATGTCAAAGAATCCGCAGATGCGCTCGCGAGGGCGGCGCCGGGGATCGCGATCACGGGCGACATCATCGCGGGTCTCCCCGGCGAGACCGAGGAGGACCACAGGGCCACGCTTTTGCTCCTCGAATCCATGCCGATCGCAGGGCTGCACGTGTTTCCCTTTTCTCCCAGAGAGGGGACCCCGGCGGCCTCCATGCCAGGTCAGGTGAGCTGCGCGATGAGGCGCAGGAGGGCATCGGAGCTTAGGACCATGGCCGCAAAAAAACGCGGCGCGTTCCTTCAGCACTTGATCGGAAAGTCCATGGATGTCATTGTCACCTCCAGGGAGGCGGACGGCCAAGGGATGGTGAAGGCCTTTTCAGACAACGCTATTGAGCTGCGGCTACCTGCGGGGCGGATCGGCTACGGCGCCATGGGGGCGGCTGCAATCACACGGGTGAACGGCGTGCGCGCAAGGGGGGAGTGGAGATGA
- the mnmA gene encoding tRNA 2-thiouridine(34) synthase MnmA: MTHGCGKKVVVAMSGGVDSSVAAALLVEQGYDVVGMSIDMFSCHALRGQSCCSARDRMDARKVCEGLGIPHISIDRKMEFKKLVIDPFVEEYLSGRTPSPCVACNRSIKFPALMEEAARLGAGLCATGHYARIEERGGAFALQRSCDEKKDQSYFLFSLGQEELSRLLFPLGELNKSEVRKKAAELTFDNAEKKESQEVCFAPDDGYAPFVESQAAERIGGPGEFVDAAGKRLGTHEGIYRYTVGQRRGLGKAFGRRQYVLSIDRAQNRVVLGQDADLMRSEITVSGVSWTHPNNAGDRNSVVKVRSTHQGAPARIEMQGAQRCRVLFDEPVRAPAPGQAAVFYDGDEVLGGGWIE, encoded by the coding sequence ATGACACATGGTTGCGGAAAAAAGGTCGTCGTCGCGATGAGCGGCGGCGTGGACTCCTCCGTCGCGGCTGCGCTGCTCGTCGAGCAGGGCTATGACGTGGTCGGCATGTCCATAGACATGTTCTCCTGTCATGCCTTGCGGGGGCAGAGCTGCTGCTCCGCGAGGGACAGGATGGACGCGAGGAAGGTCTGCGAGGGTCTAGGGATCCCCCATATTTCGATCGACCGCAAGATGGAGTTCAAGAAACTGGTGATCGACCCGTTCGTGGAGGAGTACCTCTCGGGCCGAACCCCGTCGCCGTGCGTCGCGTGCAATCGCTCGATCAAATTCCCCGCTCTCATGGAGGAGGCCGCCCGTCTCGGCGCCGGGCTCTGCGCCACGGGCCACTACGCGCGCATCGAGGAGAGGGGCGGCGCGTTTGCGCTCCAGAGATCCTGCGACGAGAAGAAGGACCAGTCGTATTTCCTCTTCAGCCTGGGACAGGAAGAGCTCTCCAGACTCCTCTTTCCGCTAGGGGAACTGAATAAGTCCGAGGTGAGGAAAAAGGCGGCCGAGCTCACGTTCGACAATGCCGAGAAGAAGGAGAGCCAGGAGGTCTGCTTTGCGCCCGACGATGGTTACGCCCCGTTCGTCGAGTCGCAGGCCGCGGAGAGGATCGGCGGGCCCGGGGAGTTCGTGGACGCCGCAGGAAAGCGGCTCGGCACTCACGAGGGGATATATCGATACACGGTCGGGCAGCGCAGGGGGCTTGGCAAGGCCTTTGGCCGCAGGCAGTACGTGCTCTCGATAGACCGGGCCCAAAACCGCGTGGTCCTCGGCCAGGACGCTGATCTCATGCGAAGCGAGATCACGGTCTCGGGCGTGAGCTGGACCCACCCGAATAATGCGGGGGACAGGAACTCCGTGGTGAAGGTGAGATCCACGCACCAGGGCGCGCCTGCGCGCATTGAGATGCAGGGCGCACAGAGGTGCAGGGTGCTCTTCGACGAACCGGTGCGTGCCCCTGCGCCCGGCCAGGCGGCGGTATTCTATGATGGGGATGAAGTCCTGGGAGGGGGATGGATAGAATGA
- the cysE gene encoding serine O-acetyltransferase, producing MINLIKTIRDDFRMVFERDPAARSRLEIILCYPGLHALVLHRVAHGLWKHHLKLLARVLSQFSRWITGIEIHPAATIGRRFFIDHGMGIVIGETTVIGEDVTLYQGVTLGGVSWSKGKRHPTLEDKVVVGAGAIILGPIKIGHDSRIGSCSVVIHDVPTHSTVVGIPGRVVHRRDPIIHHGQVHEYDLAHNTLPDPFGEAMDGMRRSIVELERRLEFLEKKS from the coding sequence ATGATAAACCTCATAAAGACGATCAGGGACGATTTCAGGATGGTCTTTGAGCGCGACCCTGCGGCGCGATCGAGGCTTGAGATTATCCTCTGCTATCCTGGTTTGCATGCCCTTGTATTACATAGGGTTGCACATGGCTTATGGAAGCATCACTTGAAGCTGTTGGCGAGGGTTTTGTCCCAGTTTTCCCGCTGGATCACGGGTATCGAAATCCATCCTGCTGCCACCATCGGCAGACGTTTCTTCATAGACCACGGCATGGGCATAGTCATCGGCGAGACAACGGTGATCGGCGAGGACGTGACCCTGTACCAGGGGGTCACCTTGGGCGGCGTGAGCTGGAGCAAGGGCAAGCGTCACCCGACCCTCGAGGACAAGGTGGTGGTGGGCGCCGGCGCCATCATCCTGGGCCCCATCAAGATCGGCCACGACAGCCGCATAGGTTCCTGCTCGGTCGTGATACACGACGTGCCCACCCACTCCACTGTGGTGGGAATACCGGGCAGGGTCGTGCATCGCCGGGACCCGATCATCCATCACGGGCAGGTGCACGAGTACGATCTTGCGCACAACACGCTCCCCGACCCGTTCGGAGAGGCGATGGACGGCATGCGCCGCTCGATCGTGGAGCTGGAGAGACGCCTCGAATTTCTTGAGAAGAAGTCGTGA
- a CDS encoding MerR family transcriptional regulator, with translation MPQIPNKLYFRIGEVSDLVGVKPYVLRYWESEFTDIKPSKSKSGQRLYKRRDVELLLRIKELLYEERFTINGARKRLKEFTKGDGNGAPVHEPEEEVLEAAEKVEGPRQLDVFSETDLEEDEEEDAPPSRSAMGMKDRGSFKAFKKIKRDLEELLTLIRT, from the coding sequence ATGCCGCAGATCCCTAATAAGCTCTATTTTCGTATCGGCGAGGTGAGCGACCTCGTCGGGGTGAAGCCCTATGTCCTGCGGTACTGGGAGTCTGAGTTCACGGACATAAAACCCTCTAAGTCCAAGTCAGGCCAGCGCCTCTATAAGCGCAGGGACGTGGAGCTCCTGCTCCGCATAAAGGAGCTGCTCTACGAGGAACGCTTCACGATCAACGGCGCGCGCAAGAGGCTCAAGGAGTTCACAAAGGGCGACGGCAACGGAGCTCCTGTCCATGAGCCTGAGGAAGAGGTCCTGGAGGCGGCGGAAAAGGTCGAGGGACCGCGTCAGCTCGACGTCTTTTCAGAGACCGACCTGGAGGAAGATGAGGAAGAAGATGCGCCCCCTTCAAGGTCCGCGATGGGTATGAAGGACAGGGGCAGCTTCAAGGCCTTCAAGAAGATAAAGAGGGATCTCGAGGAACTGCTTACGCTGATCAGGACATAA
- a CDS encoding integration host factor subunit alpha — MTKAEIIEQIYEKVGFSKKESAEIVELVFDTMKETLERGEKIKISGFGNFVVRQKRPRIGRNPQTGEEIEITARRVLTFRPSQVLKAALNKGEAQGA; from the coding sequence ATGACGAAGGCCGAGATAATAGAGCAGATCTACGAGAAGGTGGGGTTCTCAAAGAAGGAATCGGCTGAAATTGTGGAGCTGGTCTTCGACACGATGAAGGAGACGCTGGAGCGCGGCGAGAAGATCAAAATCTCCGGTTTCGGCAACTTCGTCGTGCGGCAGAAGAGGCCGCGCATAGGGCGCAATCCCCAGACCGGCGAGGAGATAGAGATCACGGCTCGCAGGGTGCTCACGTTCAGGCCCAGCCAGGTCCTCAAGGCCGCGCTGAACAAGGGCGAGGCCCAGGGCGCATAG
- the pheT gene encoding phenylalanine--tRNA ligase subunit beta yields MRVPLDWLQEFVEVRTGAEKLAQSLTMSGLEVESLEKAGRTAIFEIGVTPNRSDCLSVAGLAREIAAITGAKLSLRGEKPPRGEGRMAKAAKISVQSRARCPRYAARVIRGVKIGASPQWISARLAACGIRSINNIVDATNYVMLETGQPLHAFDLSRLGGRRIIVKTAEEGRSFATLDGVKRLLSSDDLMICDANGPVALAGVMGGENSEVREDTVEVLLESAYFAPTGVRRSSKRIGLSTESSRRFERGVDPNGVLSALHRLTALIVETAGGAPTEDWVDIYPKKIMPARLSLTASDVNRVLGTDLGAPKVASILKRLGLGVASSGKGRIVATIPTFRPDLTRPVDLVEEVARLYGYGEIEATMPKIVLSSIARPRCATEEEAVRGALIGAGLTEIVLYGFASEEVLAPFADQGPEPIRIINPISNEQGLMIISLIPNLVEAAKQNLMRQREDVRLFVLQKVFQRTKALDSIDEPRMVAGLVCGHRCPGAWERSKEAVDFYDAKLCVETAVGALGLSEDVIFQRGEPPAFLHPGRFAYVLQGNARVGFVGELHPDLARRLGIAQEIYAFELCFEKLAMSAQSRAPRYREFSRFPFVIRDIAIMLDDGVPLCEVEKVISDSGVKILDDVRLFDVFRGGSLPAGKKSMAISLRFSRSDRTLTDEEASSAHAKIVDDLSAKLGAVLR; encoded by the coding sequence ATGCGCGTACCTTTGGATTGGCTACAGGAATTCGTGGAGGTGAGGACAGGGGCGGAAAAACTCGCCCAGTCGCTCACCATGAGCGGTCTCGAGGTCGAGTCCCTGGAGAAGGCGGGAAGGACCGCCATCTTCGAGATCGGCGTCACGCCGAACAGGTCCGATTGCCTCTCGGTGGCTGGCCTCGCGCGCGAGATCGCCGCGATCACCGGCGCCAAGCTGAGCTTGCGCGGCGAGAAGCCGCCCAGGGGCGAGGGACGCATGGCCAAGGCCGCGAAGATCTCGGTCCAGTCCAGGGCGCGCTGCCCCAGGTACGCCGCGCGCGTGATCAGGGGGGTCAAGATAGGCGCGTCGCCGCAATGGATCTCGGCGAGGCTCGCCGCCTGCGGCATACGCTCGATCAACAACATAGTCGACGCCACCAACTACGTCATGCTGGAGACGGGCCAGCCCCTGCACGCCTTCGACCTCTCTAGGCTCGGCGGCAGGAGGATCATCGTCAAGACCGCCGAGGAGGGCCGCAGTTTCGCGACTCTCGACGGGGTGAAAAGGCTGCTTTCCTCGGACGACCTCATGATCTGCGATGCGAATGGTCCCGTGGCGCTGGCCGGAGTGATGGGCGGCGAGAACTCTGAGGTCCGCGAGGACACCGTGGAGGTCCTGCTCGAGAGCGCGTACTTCGCCCCGACGGGCGTTCGCAGGAGCTCCAAGAGGATCGGGCTCTCGACGGAGTCTTCCAGGCGTTTCGAGCGCGGCGTGGATCCGAACGGCGTGCTCAGCGCGCTTCACAGGCTGACCGCTCTCATCGTGGAGACCGCGGGAGGCGCACCCACGGAGGACTGGGTCGACATCTATCCCAAGAAGATAATGCCCGCGAGGCTTTCTCTGACCGCATCCGACGTGAACCGCGTTCTGGGCACTGATCTTGGCGCGCCGAAGGTCGCCTCCATTCTCAAGCGGCTTGGGCTCGGCGTTGCGTCGTCCGGCAAGGGAAGGATCGTTGCTACGATCCCCACCTTCAGGCCGGACCTCACGAGGCCGGTGGACCTGGTCGAGGAGGTTGCGCGCCTGTACGGCTACGGCGAGATAGAGGCGACGATGCCCAAGATCGTGCTCTCCTCGATCGCCCGGCCGCGCTGTGCGACGGAGGAAGAGGCGGTGAGGGGGGCGCTGATCGGCGCCGGGCTCACTGAGATCGTGCTCTACGGTTTCGCCTCCGAGGAGGTCCTGGCTCCTTTCGCGGATCAGGGACCGGAGCCGATCCGGATAATAAACCCTATCTCCAACGAGCAGGGGCTGATGATCATCTCGCTCATCCCCAACCTCGTGGAGGCGGCGAAGCAGAACCTCATGCGCCAACGCGAGGACGTGCGCCTATTCGTTCTCCAGAAGGTCTTCCAGCGGACGAAGGCGCTCGATTCCATCGACGAGCCGCGCATGGTCGCGGGTCTCGTCTGCGGGCACCGCTGCCCCGGCGCGTGGGAGCGCTCCAAGGAGGCGGTGGATTTTTACGACGCCAAACTCTGCGTCGAGACCGCCGTAGGCGCGCTCGGGCTTTCGGAGGATGTGATATTCCAGAGGGGCGAGCCGCCGGCGTTTTTGCACCCCGGCAGGTTCGCGTATGTGCTGCAGGGCAACGCGAGGGTCGGCTTCGTGGGCGAGCTGCACCCGGACCTCGCGCGCAGGCTCGGAATCGCGCAGGAGATCTACGCGTTCGAGCTCTGCTTCGAGAAACTGGCCATGAGCGCCCAGTCGAGGGCGCCGAGGTACCGCGAGTTTTCGAGGTTCCCGTTCGTGATCCGCGACATCGCGATCATGCTGGACGACGGCGTGCCGCTCTGCGAAGTGGAGAAGGTGATATCCGACAGCGGCGTGAAGATCCTCGACGACGTGCGGCTGTTCGACGTCTTCCGCGGGGGCTCTCTGCCGGCCGGAAAGAAGAGCATGGCCATATCGCTCCGCTTCTCCAGATCGGACAGGACCCTGACCGACGAGGAGGCGAGCTCGGCGCACGCGAAGATAGTGGATGATCTCTCGGCAAAGCTTGGCGCTGTGCTGAGATGA
- the pheS gene encoding phenylalanine--tRNA ligase subunit alpha — translation MIALKERILEEIAQLKRQAQAELGSVSDVASAEACRVKYLGRKGLITSILKSLKDVPADARPEVGREINVAKSIVESRLSELIPALGTAAIADSVSKQRIDITLPGRGMRRGHEHPLRRAMADVLSIFTDMGFSVHEGPEIETDYYNFEALGVPADHPARDMQDTFYVEGGRLLRTHTSPVQIHVMESKKPPICAIFPGAVFRRDNDISHSPMFHQVEGLMVDRHITMGDLKGVLSTFCHRMFGPSLAVRFRPSYFPFTEPSAEVDIQCVMCGGAGCRVCKQTGWIEILGCGMVDPVVFNSVKLDPKTYSGFAFGMGIERIAMLKYAIGDIRLFFENDLRFLEQF, via the coding sequence GTGATCGCTTTGAAGGAAAGAATCCTTGAGGAGATCGCTCAGTTGAAGCGGCAGGCGCAGGCCGAATTGGGCTCTGTGAGCGACGTCGCGTCCGCGGAGGCCTGCAGGGTGAAGTATCTCGGCCGCAAGGGGCTGATCACCTCCATACTGAAGTCGCTCAAGGACGTGCCTGCGGATGCTCGTCCGGAGGTGGGCCGCGAGATCAACGTGGCCAAGTCCATAGTCGAGTCCAGGCTCTCCGAGCTGATCCCTGCGCTCGGCACCGCCGCGATCGCGGATTCAGTCTCGAAACAGCGCATAGACATCACCCTGCCCGGCAGGGGTATGCGCCGCGGCCACGAGCACCCGCTGCGCAGGGCCATGGCGGACGTGCTCTCCATTTTCACGGATATGGGTTTCTCCGTGCACGAGGGCCCCGAGATCGAGACCGATTACTACAACTTCGAGGCGCTGGGCGTTCCGGCCGACCATCCTGCCCGCGACATGCAGGACACCTTCTACGTCGAGGGGGGGAGGCTTTTGCGCACGCATACCTCTCCCGTGCAGATCCATGTGATGGAATCAAAGAAGCCCCCGATCTGCGCGATCTTTCCGGGAGCGGTCTTCCGCAGGGACAACGACATCTCGCATTCCCCGATGTTTCATCAGGTGGAGGGCCTGATGGTCGATCGCCACATCACGATGGGCGATCTCAAGGGCGTGCTCTCCACATTCTGTCACCGCATGTTCGGTCCCTCGCTCGCGGTCAGGTTCAGGCCGAGCTACTTCCCGTTCACCGAACCCTCCGCCGAGGTGGACATCCAGTGCGTGATGTGCGGCGGGGCGGGTTGCCGCGTCTGCAAACAGACCGGGTGGATCGAAATACTCGGCTGCGGGATGGTGGACCCGGTCGTCTTCAACTCCGTGAAGCTCGACCCGAAGACATACAGCGGGTTCGCCTTCGGCATGGGCATCGAGAGGATAGCGATGCTCAAGTACGCGATAGGCGACATAAGGTTGTTCTTCGAGAACGACTTGAGATTCCTTGAACAGTTTTGA
- the rplT gene encoding 50S ribosomal protein L20, with product MPRAKRGFKSKRHHKKVLKQAKGYYGARSRLIRTAMEAVDHALQYAYVGRKLKKRSFRGLWQTRVQAGARAGGTSYSRLIGNLAKQKVELNRKMLAELALNHPEDFAVLVHMAGGAK from the coding sequence ATGCCTCGAGCAAAACGCGGTTTTAAATCGAAGCGCCATCACAAGAAGGTGCTGAAGCAGGCAAAGGGTTATTACGGAGCCCGGAGCCGCCTGATCCGCACGGCGATGGAGGCGGTCGATCACGCGCTGCAGTACGCGTACGTGGGTCGCAAGCTCAAGAAGCGCTCCTTCAGGGGGCTGTGGCAGACGCGCGTCCAGGCCGGCGCGAGGGCCGGCGGCACATCATACAGCCGCCTGATCGGAAACCTCGCGAAGCAGAAGGTGGAGCTCAACCGCAAGATGCTTGCGGAGCTCGCTTTGAATCATCCGGAGGATTTCGCGGTCCTGGTGCATATGGCCGGAGGCGCAAAGTAG
- the rpmI gene encoding 50S ribosomal protein L35: protein MPKLKSKRSAVKRFRATKTGKIKRKRSKLRHILTNRTRKQKRRLRSKGYVSKADEKRIGRLLLIR from the coding sequence ATGCCCAAGCTGAAGAGCAAGAGGAGCGCGGTCAAGCGCTTCCGCGCGACGAAGACGGGAAAGATCAAGAGGAAGCGCTCGAAGCTGCGCCATATCCTCACCAACAGGACGAGGAAACAGAAGAGGCGCCTGCGCTCGAAGGGCTATGTTTCCAAGGCCGACGAGAAGCGCATCGGCAGGCTTCTGCTCATCAGGTAA
- the infC gene encoding translation initiation factor IF-3: protein MISNARRGKPDDLRTNRRIRVPEVRLIDDAGGQLGVVPTHQALRMAEDAGLDLVEISPASRPPVCKLMDYGKFKYEEAKRKHEQKKRQVVVVIKEIKMRVSTDEHDFQTKLRHIKKFLEEGDKVKVSIRFRGREMAHMNLGHDRMKRVVEEVKGLGEPESFPKMEERQLFMMLVPGKKKAAPAAAAEPQKTLSAAKD, encoded by the coding sequence ATGATTTCGAACGCAAGGCGAGGTAAACCCGATGATCTGAGGACCAACCGAAGGATCAGGGTGCCGGAGGTGAGGTTGATAGACGACGCCGGCGGCCAGCTTGGAGTGGTTCCGACGCACCAGGCTCTGAGGATGGCGGAGGATGCCGGCCTCGACCTCGTGGAGATCTCGCCGGCCTCCAGACCGCCGGTCTGCAAGTTGATGGACTACGGCAAGTTCAAGTACGAGGAGGCGAAGCGCAAGCACGAGCAGAAGAAGCGCCAGGTGGTCGTGGTCATAAAAGAGATCAAGATGCGCGTCAGCACCGACGAGCATGACTTCCAGACCAAGCTTCGGCACATAAAGAAGTTTCTGGAGGAGGGCGACAAGGTGAAGGTGTCGATCCGCTTCCGCGGAAGGGAGATGGCCCACATGAATCTGGGCCACGATCGCATGAAGCGGGTGGTGGAAGAGGTGAAGGGGCTCGGCGAGCCGGAGAGCTTCCCCAAGATGGAGGAGAGGCAGCTCTTCATGATGCTGGTGCCGGGCAAAAAGAAGGCGGCGCCGGCAGCGGCGGCCGAACCTCAGAAGACATTGTCTGCCGCCAAAGATTGA